A window of the Danio aesculapii chromosome 10, fDanAes4.1, whole genome shotgun sequence genome harbors these coding sequences:
- the LOC130236833 gene encoding trace amine-associated receptor 13c-like: MSNWRGTNAENETILYCFPNNNLSCTRNVKPGAEYIFVYIFISTVSVLTVFLNLLVIISIAHFKQLHTPTNVLIFSLAMADLIVGLILMPVHGLKLIEPCWYFGEIFCSIFPFIFYVVVTASLGNLIIISVDRYIAVNDPLRYTTRVDTNRAVFSIVVNWVFSSIYSFLILYESVLYPEKNHTCIGECILFIKLEYIITDVLVTLVTPCCLIIYLYMKICFIAKHQAEHINALTVKKVKSEKKAAKSLGVVVMVYLLCWIPYYIAALTLGQDTGDSLVINIMYWILCMNSLMNPLIYAMFYRWFRISTKYIITLKIFEPSSQYFNLFIEEK; this comes from the coding sequence ATGTCTAACTGGAGAGGGACAAACGCTGAAAACGAAACAATCCTATACTGCTTTCCAAACAACAACTTGTCTTGTACCAGAAATGTAAAACCTGGAGCCGAGTACATTTTTGTGTACATATTCATTTCTACAGTATCGGTGTTAACTGTGTTTCTGAACTTGTTGGTGATCATCTCTATCGCTCACTTCAAACAGCTCCACACTCCAACCAATGTGCTGATCTTCTCTTTGGCAATGGCTGATCTGATTGTTGGACTGATTCTCATGCCAGTACATGGCCTCAAATTGATTGAGCCATGCTGGTACTTTGGAGAAATCTTTTGCTCaatatttccttttattttttatgtggtTGTAACAGCATCTCTAGGTAATTTGATTATTATATCTGTGGATCGTTACATTGCTGTTAATGACCCTTTGAGATATACAACAAGAGTTGATACTAACAGAGCAGTTTTTTCTATTGTTGTAAACTGGGTGTTTTCCAGCATATATTCATTTCTTATTTTGTATGAATCTGTACTCTATCCAGAGAAAAACCATACATGTATTGGGGAATGTATACTTTTTATTAAGTTGGAATATATAATAACAGACGTCTTAGTCACTTTAGTGACCCCATgttgtttaataatttatttatatatgaaaatCTGCTTCATAGCAAAACATCAAGCTGAGCATATAAATGCACTCACAGTCAAAAAGGTCAAGTCAGAAAAAAAGGCTGCAAAATCCTTAGGGGTTGTTGTAATGGTCTATCTGCTTTGTTGGATACCATATTATATAGCTGCTCTTACTCTTGGGCAAGACACCGGTGACTCCCttgtaattaatataatgtaCTGGATTTTatgcatgaattcattaatgaatccaTTAATTTATGCAATGTTTTATAGATGGTTTCGAATATCAACAAAATACATTATAACTCTAAAAATATTTGAACCTTCATCACAATACTTCAACCTTTTCATAGAAGAGAAATAA
- the zgc:172131 gene encoding GTPase IMAP family member 6, translating into MSKGHHNTEEDFNGPLTFFLIGANSWCKCMVGNKIIGFEHFLPEHFTYADEVSLQINDQWITVMQKPETIMQRLTETSSRCAWMILFVLQHDHVSQRDMDAFANFQQRFGIEMEENTVVVLFNSKDNTSAGANNENLERTLSRYGRKLWIFNKNLEQSQVIKQLIAHKKCAPELHNADRSSHQTKLVEREIPKPQEAITQDQMSGGKQAAVKKKNTLTIVLLGQTGSGKSATGNTILRKQHFESRASSVPVTKVCQFGEESVCGIRIKVIDTPDFFDEDLKNQKEQIRKYKELTQQRPDVYLLVLELGRYTDGERVIVQNIQRMFGAELVKETIIMFTSKEKLRGKSLSEYIKNTDTQLQKLVRSCGSRCHAFNNNNDNLSQVERLLEMILEMKRKNGCTDISEDYSFNKKSEKKECIIQ; encoded by the exons ATGTCAAAAg GACATCACAACACTGAGGAGGACTTTAATGGACCCCTAACATTTTTTCTGATAGGGGCAAACAGCTGGTGTAAGTGTATGGTAGGAAATAAAATTATTGGGTTTGAACATTTCCTACCAGAGCATTTTACATATGCTGATGAGGTATCATTGCAAATAAATGACCAATGGATTACTGTTATGCAAAAGCCTGAGACTATAATGCAGAGGTTAACGGAGACATCATCTAGATGTGCTTGGATGATTTTATTTGTCCTGCAGCATGACCATGTTTCTCAGAGGGATATGGACGCATTTGCTAATTTCCAGCAGAGGTTTGGAAtagaaatggaggaaaatacTGTTGTAGTGCTGTTCAATAGTAAAGATAACACATCAGCAGGGGCAAATAATGAGAACCTGGAAAGGACACTTAGTCGGTATGGAAGGAAATTGTGGATTTTTAACAAAAATCTGGAGCAAAGTCAAGTGATTAAACAACTAATTGCACATAAGAAATGTGCGCCTGAGTTGCACAATGCTGATAG ATCATCACATCAGACAAAATTGGTGGAAAGAGAGATTCCTAAACCACAAGAAGCAATTACACAAGATCAAATGTCAG GGGGTAAACAAGCTGCTGTCAAGAAGAAAAACACTTTGACAATTGTCCTGCTGGGTCAGACAGGAAGTGGAAAAAGCGCTACTGGAAACACCATCCTGAGAAAACAGCACTTTGAATCACGTGCCAGTTCAGTGCCAGTAACAAAGGTGTGCCAGTTTGGAGAGGAATCTGTATGTGGAATCAGGATCAAGGTAATTGACACCCCTGACTTCTTCGATGAAGACTTAAAAAACCAAAAAGAACAGATTAGAAAGTACAAAGAGCTCACTCAGCAAAGACCTGATGTGTATTTGCTGGTCTTGGAGCTCGGACGTTATACAGATGGAGAGAGAGTGATAGTTCAGAACATACAGAGAATGTTTGGTGCTGAACTGGTAAAAGAAACCATCATTATGTTCACCAGCAAGGAGAAATTAAGAGGAAAATCTCTATCAGAGTACATTAAAAACACTGACACGCAACTGCAAAAGCTGGTCAGATCCTGTGGATCACGGTGTCATGCgtttaacaacaacaacgacaatcTTTCTCAGGTGGAGAGACTATTAGAGATGATTCTGGAAATGAAAAGGAAAAATGGATGTACTGACATTTCTGAAGACTATTCATTCAATAAGAAATCTGAGAAAAAAGAGTGCATAATCCAATAG